The nucleotide window CATTGGCGTTTGCTCTTCTGTGCCCGCGCAAAATTGCCGGCGCTGCACGATCTCACAGGAAATACCTTTAACAAGATATCGAATGTATTACGCAGAGCCCATGCATTTGTATATGGCCCAAAGTATTTAAGTCCGGGACGCTTTTCTTTTCTTGTGACAAATATTCTTGGGAATTCATCTTGCATTGAAATTGCCAGATATGGATATGACTTATCATCTTTGAATTGAACGTTGTAAGTGGGGTGATACTGCTTTATCCATGAAAATTCCAAAGCTAATGCTTCTAACTCCGTATTAACAACAGTCCAGTCCACACGTACTGCCTCATGCACCATTCGATTGGTTTTATGCGCAAGATTGGATTGAAAGTATGAACTCAGTCGATTCTTCAGATTCTTGGCTTTGCCAACATAAATCACTTTCTCGCTCTTATTATAAAAACGATAGACGCCAGGTTCTTCTGGTATCTCGGATGGACGATAACTGGCTGGATCGGCCATAACTACTTCTTCTTCGCAGGTGCTTTGCGGTTTGTTTTCAAAATCTCAGACAAGAAGTGTCCTGTATAGCTAGCTGCTATTTTTGAAACTTGTTCAGGTGTTCCTTCTGCAACAACTGTTCCTCCTCGGAATCCACCCTCAGGGCCCATATCAATAACCCAATCCGAGGATTTAATAACGTCTAAATTGTGTTCAATAACAACAACAGTGTTTCCTGACTCCACAAGGCGATTTAGAACACCTAATAACTTATTTACATCTTCAAAGTGCAGTCCTGTGGTTGGCTCATCTAATACATAAATTGTGCGCCCAGTTGATCGGCGCTGAAGCTCTGTTGCAAGTTTGACGCGTTGGGCTTCTCCACCAGAAAGTGTTGGCGCTGATTGTCCCAAGCGAACGTACCCCAAACCAACATCGCATAAGGTTTTAAGGAAACGAGAAATTGTAGGCACAGATTCAAAGAAAGTATGGGCTTGCTCAATCGGCATATTGAGAACATCGGCGATAGTTTTGCCTTTGTAGTGAACCTCTAAAGTTTCGCGGTTATAACGCGCACCATGACAGATTTCGCAAGGTACATACACATCTGGCAAGAAGTTCATCTCGATCGTGATGGTTCCATCGCCAGAACAGTTCTCGCAGCGCCCACCTTTTACGTTAAACGAAAAGCGCCCTTGTTGATATCCGCGAACTTTAGCCTCTGTTGTTTCAGCAAAAAGCGCACGGACTTTGTCAAAAACGCCTGTGTAGGTGGCGGGATTAGAACGAGGTGTACGACCAATTGGTGATTGATCAACGTGCACCACTTTATCTAACAGATCAACGCCAGTAACAGTGCGATGGCGACCTGGAACTATGCGGGCGCCATTTAGTTTGTTAGCTAAAACGCTATATAAAATATCGTTTACTAGCGTTGATTTTCCAGAACCACTGACGCCTGTTACGGATACAAATACTCCCAGTGGTATTTCAACATCTATATCCTTCAGGTTATTCTCTTTAGCGCCCTTGATGACCAACTTACGTTTGGCATCGAGTGCTCGACGTTTACTCGGTATCTCAATAGATTTACGTCCACTTAAGTAAGCCCCAGTTATGGATTCTTTAGAATTAATCAGTGATTGATAATCACCTGAAACAACAACTTTTCCACCATGTTCGCCGGCGCCCGGGCCAATATCTACAATCCAATCCGCAGCGCGGATCGTCTCTTCATCATGTTCAACAACGATCAAGGTATTTCCCAGATCGCGCAGACGAGTGAGAGTGTCAATTAACCTGCGGTTATCTCTTTGGTGTAAACCAATGCTTGGTTCGTCCAATACATAGAGCACGCCAACTAATCCAGAACCAATTTGAGTAGCCAGACGAATTCTTTGAGCTTCACCACCTGAAAGTGTTGCTGCCGGACGCGCTAAGGAGAGGTAATCCAACCCGACGTCTAGTAAGAATCCCAGGCGAGCATGTACTTCTTTCATCACTCGCTCAGCAATCTGTGCTTCGCGGGCATTGAGTGAAATCTTTTTTAAGAACTCTGCGCAATCCGCAATGGATAATTCACATATTTGAGCAATCGATAAATCCCCCACTGTCACAGCAAGAACTTCTGGTTTTAACCGAGCGCCCTTACAAACCGAACAAGGAATCTGGCGCATATACGCTTCATATTTTTCACGACTGTAATCACTATCAGTTTCACCGTGTCGTCTATGAATAAATGGCACAACACCTTCAAAACCACTTGTGTGGTTGCGAACTCGCCCATAGCGATTCTTGTACTTCACATGTACTTCGTATTCATATCCATCAATAATCGCTTCTCGAGCTTTTTCAGGTAAGCGCTTCCATGGAGTATTTAATGAAAATTTCACATCTTCAGAAAGCGCTTCAAGTAATCGAAGGAAATACTCAGAAGATTGACCGCCTGACCACGGCGCGATGGCTCCTTCATAAATAGAAATCGAATCATCAGGAATGATGAGTTCTTCATCTACTTCTAGTTTTGTACCTATGCCCGTGCACTCGGGACATGCACCAAAGGGAGAGTTAAAAGAAAATGATCGCGGCTCTAACTCTTCAAATGAAAGATTGCAGTCATGACATGCAAGATGTTCGCTAAAGGTGCGCTCTTTATCTGCGCCCTTCGCGTCCACAAAATCTAGTAAAACGATTCCGGATGCAAGGCGAAGGGCTGTTTCGATTGAATCCGTTAAGCGTGATTTCGA belongs to Candidatus Planktophila limnetica and includes:
- the uvrA gene encoding excinuclease ABC subunit UvrA, whose protein sequence is MSIDKLIVRGAREHNLKDVSIELPRESLIVFTGLSGSGKSSLAFDTIFAEGQRRYVESLSAYARQFLGQMDKPDVDFIEGLSPAVSIDQKSTNRNPRSTVGTITEVYDYLRLLFARAGRPHCPSCGKAVTRQSPQQIVDQILTMPPTTKFQILAPVVRARKGEFVDLFAELIASGYARARIDGQIVALSDAPKLKKQEKHTIEVVVDRLSAKAESKSRLTDSIETALRLASGIVLLDFVDAKGADKERTFSEHLACHDCNLSFEELEPRSFSFNSPFGACPECTGIGTKLEVDEELIIPDDSISIYEGAIAPWSGGQSSEYFLRLLEALSEDVKFSLNTPWKRLPEKAREAIIDGYEYEVHVKYKNRYGRVRNHTSGFEGVVPFIHRRHGETDSDYSREKYEAYMRQIPCSVCKGARLKPEVLAVTVGDLSIAQICELSIADCAEFLKKISLNAREAQIAERVMKEVHARLGFLLDVGLDYLSLARPAATLSGGEAQRIRLATQIGSGLVGVLYVLDEPSIGLHQRDNRRLIDTLTRLRDLGNTLIVVEHDEETIRAADWIVDIGPGAGEHGGKVVVSGDYQSLINSKESITGAYLSGRKSIEIPSKRRALDAKRKLVIKGAKENNLKDIDVEIPLGVFVSVTGVSGSGKSTLVNDILYSVLANKLNGARIVPGRHRTVTGVDLLDKVVHVDQSPIGRTPRSNPATYTGVFDKVRALFAETTEAKVRGYQQGRFSFNVKGGRCENCSGDGTITIEMNFLPDVYVPCEICHGARYNRETLEVHYKGKTIADVLNMPIEQAHTFFESVPTISRFLKTLCDVGLGYVRLGQSAPTLSGGEAQRVKLATELQRRSTGRTIYVLDEPTTGLHFEDVNKLLGVLNRLVESGNTVVVIEHNLDVIKSSDWVIDMGPEGGFRGGTVVAEGTPEQVSKIAASYTGHFLSEILKTNRKAPAKKK